The stretch of DNA CGCTCGGCCTACGGCAGTGGCTACACCAGCAAAGGCTACGGCAGCCCTCGCTCCCAAAGCGCCAGTGAGGATCCCGACGACGAGCCGCGATCGGCCTCCCACAATCGCTACTACCGCTACCAGCGCAGCACCTACGGCGGCAGCTACTACGGCAGCGGACAGACTAACGGCGGCACGGGACAGAGTAACGGCAGCGCCAGCACCAGCGGTACAGGCACCAGTGGATCGGCTGCTTCCAGTTCTGGTGCATCCCAGACCTATCGGCAGCGACGCGATGCAGCGGCAGGCGTAGGCGGCGATAAAGGCTCCAGTGCCAACGGCAGCTCCAGCGGCCAAAGCCAGGCCAGCGCCAACGGCAGTTCAGCGGCTGGGGGCAGCACGACTGCCAAGGGCACATCCGGCAGCAAGCCCAACGACTCCTACAACAGTTACAACGCCCACACCCGCAACGGCGCGACCAGCACCCACCGATCGCGCCAGAGCCCTGACCTCAGCGGCACCGACATGAGCGGGGCCAACCTGCGCGAAAAAGACTTTGCCGGCCGCAACCTGAGCGAGGCTAACCTGAGCGGGGCCGACCTCAGCGATGCCTTTCTGCACAAGGTTAACCTCAACCGGGCCAACCTCAGCAAGGCCAAACTGTTTCGCGCCAATCTGCTCCAGGCCGACCTCAGCCACGCCAACCTGCGCGAGGCTGACCTGATCGGCGCAGACTTCAGCGGAGCCGACCTCAGCGGAGCCGACCTCAGCGGCGCAAAGGTGGCCGTGGGGGGCCGCACTATGGTCAAGCTCACCGGCACTATCCTCACCGGGGCGATCATGCCCGATGGCTCGATTCACGATTGATTTGTGATGGGTTGGGATGAAGGTTCCAGG from Leptolyngbya sp. KIOST-1 encodes:
- a CDS encoding pentapeptide repeat-containing protein, whose translation is MRELDNAYRILELEPGASLEDINQAYKDLVFVWHPDRIPQDNERLYQKAQDKIKALNQARDLLRSHSRSGRSSTSSASRYGTASSGYRASTASYGTSDYRSAYGSGYTSKGYGSPRSQSASEDPDDEPRSASHNRYYRYQRSTYGGSYYGSGQTNGGTGQSNGSASTSGTGTSGSAASSSGASQTYRQRRDAAAGVGGDKGSSANGSSSGQSQASANGSSAAGGSTTAKGTSGSKPNDSYNSYNAHTRNGATSTHRSRQSPDLSGTDMSGANLREKDFAGRNLSEANLSGADLSDAFLHKVNLNRANLSKAKLFRANLLQADLSHANLREADLIGADFSGADLSGADLSGAKVAVGGRTMVKLTGTILTGAIMPDGSIHD